Proteins encoded in a region of the Mycolicibacterium chitae genome:
- a CDS encoding non-ribosomal peptide synthetase, with translation MSVDSTRTLLSFDALDDDEHDLLDEWGNRAVLTEPMSDAASITELFDAQVERAPEAVALVCGDRQWTYRELDESANRLAHLLADRGARAGATVAMLIPRSAEAILSILAVLKTGAAYLPIDPAHPDSRIEFMLGDATPVAALTTADLAPRLAAADIAVIDIEDPEVQRQPTAALPLPRPDDLAYLTYTSGTTGVPKAVVVTHHNVTQLVEGFHADLPAAPGQVWSQWHSLVFDVSVWEIWGALLHGGRLVVVPETVAGSPDDLRNLLITEKVSVLCLTPSAAGMLSPEGLESATLVVAGEACPTELVDRWATGGRVMINAYGPTEGTIYAAMSAPLESGSPVAPIGGPVPGAALFVLDKWLRPAPEGVVGELYIAGGGVASGYARRSGLTASRFVACPFGGPGARMYRTGDLVRWGDDGQLEYLGRADEQVKIRGYRIELGEVQTALARLDGVDQAVVIAREDRPGDKRLVGYITGTADPAAARTALAERLPAYMVPAAVVVLGAIPLTVNGKLDRRALPAPEYHAGAGEYRAPTNAVEEILASIYAQVLGVERVGVDDSFFDLGGDSILSMQVVARARAAGVQCRPRDLFVEQTVARLAQVAVFCDGTGAEADDGTGPVVATPIIQWLSGVDGPVDQFNQTLVLQAPEGVTEADVHVVVQALLDRHATLRLRVEESTDGEWSLQVPEVGAVQSPNCVVTVEALSDEAVAAARSRLDPAAGAMVSALWVPQTRQLALMIHHLAVDGVSWRILLEDLNIAWAQHHGGQPVSLPAGGTSFARWSALLADYATDPAVVATADAWREVAAAPAVLPSPEPGVDTYATAGQLTVALDAATTRQLLGPVPTAFHAGVQDILLIAFGLAWTEFLGTTGPIGVDVEGHGRAEDLVGSNIDLSRTVGWFTTKYPVALATGRLSWDQVASGATSLGTTIKEAKEQLRALPDGLTYGLLRYLNPDVNLAGTDPSVGFNYLGRLGAGATDLSEELWRLDQDALTETGAASAVPMPLMHTVDLNAGTLDTDSGPVLQAGWTYARSVLDEDQVATLSRLWFEALTGICAHVRSGGGGFTPSDLLPARVTQAQIDELAEQFRVADILPLTPVQQGLLFHSTFARGTENDVYAVQLDITVTGVLDQHRLRDALRTVVNRHPNLAARFSDQFGEPVQIIPAEPMMAWRYLDLRGDDLTPDDEVQQLCAAERAAVCDLAERPTFRAALIRTAGNQYRFVLTFHHIVIDGWSLPILLQEIFASYFGQRLPAPTPYRNFVTWHAAQDRAAAQEAWRAALEGFETPTLVAAPGAAGPRGVESYRMSAETTRALGELARSQRTTVNTVLQAAWAQLLMTMTGRRDVAFGTAVSGRPAEMVGADSIVGLLINTVPVRARTTAHTTVADLLGQLQLGHNDTLEHEHLALNNIHHVSGHDQLFDTLFLYESYPIDTSAFTGVQELAVTDFTNREYNHYPLSVMALPGHELGLRVEFDTGAFDTATIETLIERFQRVLAAMVEDPARRLSTLDLLDDGERGRLDAWANRAVLTEPVTAPISIPEAFARQVERDPSAVALAFEDSELSYGELDEAATELANLLTVYGAGPGESVALLMPRSADAIVAILAVLKTGAAYLPIDPAVPPARLEFMLADAAPIAALTTTELRSLLDGSDVAVVEIDDLPPAAMYPHTALVLPAPDDIAYTIYTSGTTGMPKGVAVTHGNVTQVLTSLHADLPAGPGQVWSQWHSLVFDVSVWEIWGALLHGARLVVVPESVAGSPTDLHDLLVAENVSVLYQTPSAVGMLSPEGLDDTTLVVAGEACPTEVADRWTPGRVMINAYGPTEATIYAAMSAPLTAGADVVPIGAPVPGGATFVLDEWLRPVPAGVVGELYLAGRGIAVGYTHRSGLTASRFLPCPFGAPGTRMYRTGDLVRWGEDGQLQYLGRADEQVKIRGYRIELGEIQAALAQVDGVEQAVVLAREDRPGDKRLVGYITGTADPAHARSVLADRLPAYMVPVAIVALDSVPLTVNGKLDRRALPAPEYQSAVQYRAPETAAEKTIAKIFAEVLGIERVGVDDSFFDLGGDSISAMRVIAAVNSALDAHLAVRMLFEAPTVHGLTRYLERGVSSGSADGPGGVSFASVHGEGVDEVRAGDLKLDKFIDAATLRTATTLPRPTGHVQTVLLTGATGFLGRYLLLEWLGKLRRSDDRVICLVRGKSDEDARRRLEATFDTDPTLRRHFDELAAGRLQVIAGDKGEPNLGLDEQTWQELTERVDLIVDSAAFVNSVLPYSELFGPNVVGTAELIRFALTTKLKPYNFVSTSDVGRQVEPSRFIEDADIRLISSTRTVEASYANGYGNSKWAGEVLLREAYDHCKLPVAVFRSGMIMVDSIYPGQVNVADTVSRMVLSIVATGVAPESFYQLGDDGARQRAHFDGLPVDFVAQSITALGWRVARSAAGGGSPEFETYHVMNPHDDGIGIDTYIDWLVEAGYPIERIPDFGEWLRRFEAGLRGLPENQRQNSVLQMLTMLQQQAGELQAPEPTRGSYAPAVRFRAAVQEAKVGADNDIPHIGPKNIVKYVTDLQHLGLLPGAVETSGTSERT, from the coding sequence ATGAGTGTGGATTCCACCCGGACGTTGTTGTCGTTCGATGCGCTCGACGATGATGAACACGACCTGCTCGATGAGTGGGGTAACCGGGCGGTTCTGACCGAACCGATGTCGGATGCCGCTTCTATCACCGAACTGTTCGACGCACAGGTGGAGCGGGCGCCCGAAGCGGTGGCGCTGGTGTGTGGGGACCGCCAGTGGACGTATCGGGAGCTGGACGAGTCCGCCAACCGGTTGGCGCATCTGCTGGCGGACCGTGGTGCGCGCGCGGGTGCGACCGTGGCCATGTTGATTCCGCGTTCGGCGGAAGCCATCCTGTCGATTCTGGCGGTGCTCAAGACGGGCGCGGCCTACCTCCCGATCGATCCGGCCCATCCGGACTCCCGGATCGAGTTCATGCTGGGTGACGCGACGCCGGTGGCGGCGCTGACCACCGCGGACCTGGCTCCCCGGCTGGCGGCGGCCGACATCGCGGTCATCGACATCGAGGACCCGGAGGTGCAGCGGCAACCGACTGCGGCGTTGCCCCTGCCGAGGCCCGATGATCTGGCGTACCTGACATATACGTCGGGGACGACGGGCGTGCCCAAAGCCGTTGTGGTGACGCATCACAACGTGACCCAGTTGGTGGAGGGTTTCCACGCGGATCTGCCTGCCGCCCCGGGGCAGGTGTGGTCGCAGTGGCATTCGTTGGTGTTCGACGTGTCGGTGTGGGAGATCTGGGGTGCGCTGCTGCATGGCGGGCGGCTGGTGGTGGTCCCCGAGACGGTGGCCGGTTCGCCGGATGACCTGCGGAATCTGCTGATCACCGAGAAGGTCAGCGTGCTGTGTTTGACGCCGTCGGCGGCGGGCATGTTGTCGCCGGAGGGGTTGGAGTCGGCGACGTTGGTGGTGGCCGGGGAGGCCTGCCCGACGGAGTTGGTGGACCGGTGGGCCACCGGTGGCCGGGTGATGATCAACGCCTACGGCCCCACCGAGGGGACGATCTACGCGGCGATGAGTGCGCCGTTGGAATCGGGCAGCCCGGTGGCTCCGATCGGTGGCCCGGTGCCCGGTGCGGCACTGTTCGTGCTCGACAAGTGGCTGCGGCCCGCCCCCGAAGGGGTGGTCGGTGAGTTGTACATCGCCGGCGGCGGTGTGGCCTCGGGGTACGCGCGGCGGTCCGGTCTGACGGCCTCGCGCTTCGTGGCGTGCCCGTTCGGTGGGCCGGGGGCGCGCATGTATCGGACCGGTGATCTGGTGCGGTGGGGCGACGACGGCCAGTTGGAGTACCTGGGTCGCGCCGATGAGCAGGTCAAGATCCGTGGTTACCGCATCGAGTTGGGTGAGGTGCAAACGGCGTTGGCCCGCCTGGACGGGGTTGATCAGGCGGTGGTGATCGCCCGCGAGGACCGCCCGGGTGACAAACGGCTGGTCGGCTACATCACCGGCACCGCGGATCCGGCCGCGGCCCGCACCGCGCTGGCCGAACGTCTCCCGGCCTACATGGTTCCCGCCGCCGTCGTGGTGCTGGGCGCCATACCTTTGACGGTCAACGGCAAACTCGACCGGCGCGCGCTTCCCGCGCCTGAATACCACGCCGGCGCAGGCGAATACCGCGCCCCCACCAATGCGGTCGAAGAGATCCTGGCCAGCATCTACGCCCAGGTGCTGGGCGTGGAGCGGGTCGGGGTGGACGATTCGTTCTTCGATCTCGGTGGCGACAGCATCCTGTCGATGCAGGTGGTCGCGCGGGCGCGGGCCGCCGGTGTGCAGTGCCGGCCGCGGGATCTGTTCGTCGAGCAGACCGTGGCCAGGCTGGCCCAGGTCGCGGTGTTCTGCGACGGAACCGGAGCCGAGGCCGACGACGGCACCGGACCGGTGGTGGCCACCCCGATCATCCAGTGGCTGAGCGGTGTTGACGGTCCGGTTGATCAGTTCAACCAGACGCTGGTGCTGCAGGCACCCGAGGGTGTCACCGAGGCCGATGTGCACGTCGTGGTGCAGGCGCTGTTGGATCGGCACGCCACATTGCGGCTCCGGGTCGAGGAGAGCACCGACGGTGAATGGTCCCTGCAGGTGCCCGAGGTGGGCGCGGTGCAGTCCCCGAACTGTGTGGTGACCGTGGAGGCGCTCTCGGACGAGGCGGTCGCGGCTGCGCGGTCGCGACTCGATCCGGCGGCCGGTGCGATGGTCAGTGCCCTGTGGGTGCCGCAGACCCGTCAGTTGGCGCTGATGATCCATCACCTCGCCGTCGACGGGGTGTCGTGGCGGATCCTGTTGGAAGACTTGAATATTGCCTGGGCCCAGCATCACGGCGGGCAGCCCGTATCGCTGCCGGCCGGGGGCACGTCGTTCGCGCGCTGGAGCGCGCTGCTCGCGGACTACGCCACCGATCCCGCCGTCGTGGCGACCGCCGACGCCTGGCGCGAGGTCGCGGCCGCGCCGGCGGTGCTGCCGTCGCCGGAGCCGGGAGTGGACACCTACGCCACCGCCGGACAGTTGACCGTCGCGCTGGACGCCGCGACCACCCGCCAGCTGCTGGGTCCGGTCCCGACGGCGTTCCACGCCGGCGTCCAGGACATCCTGCTCATCGCGTTCGGCCTGGCCTGGACCGAATTCCTCGGCACCACCGGACCGATCGGCGTCGACGTCGAGGGCCACGGCCGCGCCGAGGACCTGGTCGGCAGCAACATCGATCTGTCCCGGACCGTCGGCTGGTTCACCACCAAGTACCCGGTCGCCCTGGCGACCGGACGGCTGAGCTGGGACCAGGTGGCCAGCGGCGCCACCTCGTTGGGGACGACGATCAAGGAGGCCAAGGAGCAACTGCGCGCGCTGCCCGACGGCCTGACCTACGGACTGCTGCGCTACCTGAATCCGGATGTCAACCTGGCCGGCACCGACCCGAGCGTCGGCTTCAACTACCTCGGCCGTCTGGGCGCCGGGGCCACCGACCTCTCCGAGGAACTCTGGCGCCTCGACCAGGACGCATTGACGGAAACCGGCGCGGCCTCGGCGGTGCCCATGCCGCTGATGCACACCGTGGACCTCAACGCCGGCACCCTCGACACCGACAGCGGCCCGGTCCTGCAGGCCGGCTGGACGTACGCCCGATCGGTGTTGGACGAGGACCAGGTCGCCACGCTGAGCCGGCTCTGGTTCGAGGCGCTGACCGGCATCTGCGCCCACGTGCGCAGCGGCGGCGGCGGATTCACGCCCTCCGACCTGCTGCCGGCCCGGGTGACGCAGGCTCAGATCGACGAGTTGGCCGAGCAATTCCGGGTCGCCGACATCCTGCCCCTGACGCCGGTCCAGCAGGGCCTGCTGTTCCATTCGACGTTCGCACGCGGCACCGAGAACGACGTGTACGCCGTGCAATTGGACATCACGGTGACGGGCGTGCTGGACCAGCATCGGTTGCGCGACGCGCTGCGCACCGTCGTCAACCGGCACCCGAACCTCGCGGCCCGCTTCAGCGACCAGTTCGGCGAACCCGTCCAGATCATCCCGGCCGAACCGATGATGGCCTGGCGCTACCTGGATCTGCGCGGCGACGACCTGACCCCCGACGACGAGGTGCAGCAGCTGTGCGCTGCCGAACGGGCGGCGGTGTGCGACCTCGCCGAACGGCCGACCTTCCGGGCGGCGCTGATCCGGACCGCGGGCAACCAGTACCGGTTCGTCCTGACCTTCCACCACATCGTCATCGACGGATGGTCGCTGCCGATCCTGCTGCAGGAGATCTTCGCCAGCTACTTCGGACAGCGGCTGCCGGCACCGACTCCGTATCGGAACTTCGTCACGTGGCATGCGGCGCAGGATCGCGCCGCCGCGCAGGAGGCCTGGCGCGCGGCGCTCGAGGGCTTCGAGACGCCGACGCTGGTGGCGGCACCGGGTGCCGCCGGACCGCGGGGCGTCGAGTCCTACCGGATGTCCGCCGAAACCACCCGCGCCCTCGGCGAACTCGCCCGTTCGCAGCGCACCACCGTCAACACCGTGCTGCAGGCCGCGTGGGCGCAGCTGCTGATGACCATGACCGGCCGGCGCGACGTCGCCTTCGGCACCGCGGTGTCCGGCCGACCGGCGGAGATGGTCGGCGCGGATTCGATCGTCGGACTGCTGATCAACACCGTGCCCGTACGGGCCCGTACCACTGCCCACACCACCGTGGCGGATCTGCTCGGTCAGCTGCAGCTGGGCCACAACGACACCCTCGAGCACGAACACCTGGCGCTCAACAACATTCACCACGTCTCCGGGCATGACCAACTGTTCGACACGTTGTTCCTCTACGAGAGCTACCCGATTGATACCAGTGCGTTCACGGGTGTGCAGGAACTGGCGGTCACCGACTTCACCAACCGCGAGTACAACCACTACCCGCTGTCGGTGATGGCCCTGCCGGGACACGAACTGGGCCTGCGCGTCGAATTCGACACCGGCGCCTTCGACACCGCCACCATCGAAACGCTCATCGAGCGGTTCCAGCGCGTGCTGGCCGCCATGGTCGAGGACCCTGCCCGCCGTCTCTCGACGCTGGACCTGCTCGACGACGGCGAGCGCGGCCGGCTCGATGCCTGGGCCAACCGCGCGGTATTGACCGAGCCCGTGACCGCACCGATATCGATCCCGGAGGCCTTCGCCCGACAGGTGGAGCGTGACCCCTCCGCGGTGGCACTGGCTTTCGAGGACAGCGAACTGAGCTACGGCGAACTCGATGAGGCCGCCACCGAGTTGGCCAACCTGCTGACGGTGTACGGCGCCGGGCCCGGCGAGTCGGTGGCGCTGCTGATGCCACGCTCCGCCGATGCCATCGTCGCGATCCTCGCGGTGCTCAAGACCGGTGCGGCATATCTGCCCATCGATCCGGCCGTCCCGCCGGCGCGGCTGGAGTTCATGTTGGCCGACGCCGCCCCGATCGCGGCGCTCACCACCACGGAACTTCGCTCCCTGCTGGACGGTTCGGATGTCGCGGTCGTCGAAATCGATGACCTGCCGCCGGCCGCGATGTATCCGCACACCGCGCTGGTGCTGCCGGCGCCCGACGATATCGCCTACACGATCTACACCTCCGGCACCACCGGCATGCCGAAGGGCGTCGCCGTCACCCACGGCAACGTGACCCAGGTCCTCACCTCGCTGCACGCCGACCTGCCCGCAGGTCCGGGTCAGGTGTGGTCCCAATGGCATTCGCTGGTCTTCGACGTGTCGGTGTGGGAGATCTGGGGTGCGCTGCTGCACGGCGCGCGCCTGGTCGTGGTGCCGGAATCGGTGGCCGGATCACCGACCGATCTGCACGATCTGCTGGTCGCCGAGAACGTCAGCGTGCTGTACCAAACCCCGTCCGCGGTAGGGATGTTGTCGCCGGAGGGCCTGGACGACACCACCTTGGTGGTGGCCGGGGAAGCCTGCCCCACCGAGGTGGCGGATCGCTGGACTCCGGGTCGGGTGATGATCAATGCCTACGGGCCGACCGAGGCCACGATCTACGCCGCGATGAGCGCGCCGCTGACAGCCGGCGCGGACGTCGTCCCCATCGGCGCACCGGTGCCCGGCGGTGCGACCTTCGTCCTGGACGAGTGGTTGCGGCCCGTTCCGGCCGGCGTCGTCGGGGAGTTGTACCTCGCCGGCCGCGGGATCGCCGTGGGCTATACGCACCGATCCGGCCTGACCGCGTCGCGGTTCCTGCCCTGCCCGTTCGGGGCGCCGGGAACACGTATGTATCGCACCGGCGACCTGGTCCGCTGGGGCGAGGACGGGCAACTGCAGTACCTCGGTCGCGCCGACGAACAGGTCAAGATCCGCGGCTACCGCATCGAACTCGGCGAGATCCAGGCCGCCCTGGCCCAGGTGGACGGCGTCGAACAGGCGGTGGTCCTCGCCCGTGAGGATCGCCCCGGCGACAAGCGGCTGGTCGGATACATCACCGGCACAGCCGATCCCGCCCACGCCCGCTCCGTCCTGGCCGATCGGCTGCCGGCCTACATGGTCCCGGTGGCGATCGTGGCGCTCGACAGCGTGCCGCTGACGGTCAACGGCAAGCTCGACCGCCGGGCCCTGCCGGCGCCCGAGTACCAGAGTGCGGTGCAATACCGTGCCCCAGAAACCGCCGCCGAGAAGACGATTGCCAAGATCTTCGCCGAGGTACTCGGAATCGAACGGGTGGGCGTCGACGACTCCTTCTTCGACCTCGGCGGCGACTCGATCTCCGCCATGCGGGTGATCGCCGCCGTCAACTCCGCCCTCGACGCGCACCTGGCGGTGCGGATGCTGTTCGAGGCGCCGACGGTGCACGGATTGACCCGGTATCTCGAGCGCGGGGTGAGCTCGGGCTCCGCGGACGGACCCGGCGGGGTGAGTTTCGCCTCGGTGCACGGCGAGGGCGTCGACGAGGTCCGGGCCGGCGACCTGAAGCTGGACAAGTTCATCGACGCCGCCACCCTGCGCACGGCGACGACGCTGCCCCGCCCGACCGGGCACGTCCAGACGGTGTTGCTCACCGGCGCCACCGGATTCCTCGGCCGCTACCTGCTCTTGGAGTGGCTCGGCAAGCTGCGCCGCTCCGATGACAGGGTCATCTGCCTGGTGCGCGGCAAGTCCGATGAGGACGCGCGCCGGCGGCTGGAGGCGACCTTCGACACCGATCCGACCCTGCGTCGGCACTTCGACGAACTGGCGGCCGGCCGCTTGCAGGTCATCGCCGGGGACAAGGGCGAGCCCAATCTCGGGTTGGACGAACAGACCTGGCAGGAGCTCACCGAAAGGGTCGATCTGATCGTCGATTCCGCGGCGTTCGTCAACAGTGTCCTGCCGTACAGCGAGTTGTTCGGCCCCAACGTCGTCGGCACCGCCGAGCTCATCCGGTTCGCGCTGACCACCAAGCTCAAGCCCTACAACTTCGTCTCGACATCGGACGTCGGGCGGCAGGTCGAACCGTCGAGGTTCATCGAGGACGCCGACATCCGCCTGATCAGTTCCACTCGCACGGTGGAGGCCAGCTACGCCAACGGTTACGGAAACAGCAAATGGGCCGGTGAGGTCCTGCTGCGCGAGGCCTACGACCACTGCAAGCTGCCGGTGGCCGTGTTCCGCTCCGGAATGATCATGGTCGACTCGATCTACCCGGGGCAGGTGAACGTCGCCGACACTGTCTCGCGCATGGTGCTCAGCATCGTCGCCACCGGTGTCGCGCCGGAGTCCTTCTACCAACTCGGTGACGACGGCGCGCGTCAACGCGCTCACTTCGACGGACTACCAGTCGATTTCGTCGCTCAGTCGATCACCGCGCTGGGCTGGCGGGTGGCCCGGTCGGCGGCCGGCGGGGGTTCGCCGGAGTTCGAGACGTACCACGTCATGAACCCGCACGACGACGGTATCGGCATCGACACCTACATCGACTGGCTCGTCGAGGCCGGTTACCCCATCGAACGGATCCCGGACTTCGGCGAGTGGTTGCGGCGCTTCGAGGCCGGCCTGCGCGGATTGCCGGAGAACCAACGGCAGAACTCGGTGCTGCAGATGTTGACGATGCTCCAGCAGCAGGCCGGCGAGCTGCAGGCGCCGGAACCGACGCGCGGTTCGTACGCCCCCGCGGTGCGCTTCCGCGCCGCGGTGCAGGAGGCGAAAGTCGGCGCCGATAACGACATTCCCCACATCGGACCGAAGAACATCGTGAAATATGTAACGGACCTACAGCATCTCGGGTTGCTGCCGGGGGCGGTGGAGACCAGTGGAACAAGTGAGCGCACGTAA
- a CDS encoding glycosyltransferase: MKFAMACYGSRGDVEPSLAVGSELARRGHDVRIALPPDLIGFARTTGLPTVPYGPPVEVMLNEDFAKNFWAGFLRNPLGSLRDMWAPIAEHWQDASATLTELAVEADLLSTGLNFEQAAANVAEYYNIPLIALHHFPMRPNGRLVPALPPALVRTAGVISEWLFWRSTRNVEDAQRRLLELPRATRRSSRRIAEHGWLEVQAYDESCVPGLADEWADLGRRRPFVGALTMELGTRTDAAVASWLAAGEPPICFATGSIPVESPADTVAMIATACAQLGERALVCFGGTDFSEVPEYDHVKVVGTANYAEVFPACRAVVHHGGSGTTAASLRAGVPTLVLWSTADQPYWGNQVKRLEVGTARRFSATTAKTLVTDLRRIRTPEYAVRAREFATRVTRSADAVAQAADLFESAAVAQRAAN, encoded by the coding sequence GTGAAGTTTGCGATGGCATGTTACGGGAGTCGCGGCGACGTCGAACCCTCCCTGGCTGTGGGCTCCGAATTGGCGCGGAGGGGGCACGACGTGCGAATCGCGCTGCCGCCCGACCTCATTGGATTCGCCCGGACGACCGGGCTCCCGACGGTGCCGTACGGCCCGCCCGTCGAGGTCATGTTGAACGAGGACTTCGCCAAGAACTTCTGGGCGGGCTTCCTTCGTAACCCGCTCGGATCACTGCGGGACATGTGGGCGCCGATCGCCGAACACTGGCAGGATGCGAGCGCCACCCTGACCGAACTCGCCGTCGAGGCCGACCTGTTGTCCACCGGTCTGAACTTCGAACAAGCTGCGGCCAACGTTGCCGAGTACTACAACATCCCCCTGATCGCGCTGCATCACTTCCCGATGCGCCCCAACGGCAGGCTGGTGCCCGCTCTGCCGCCGGCGTTGGTCCGCACGGCCGGGGTGATTTCGGAGTGGCTGTTCTGGCGCTCCACGCGCAACGTGGAGGACGCGCAGCGTCGCCTGTTGGAGCTGCCGAGGGCCACCCGGCGTTCCTCTCGACGAATCGCCGAGCACGGCTGGCTGGAGGTGCAGGCCTATGACGAGTCCTGCGTGCCTGGGCTGGCCGACGAATGGGCCGACCTGGGCCGGCGCCGTCCGTTCGTCGGCGCGCTGACGATGGAGTTGGGGACCAGAACCGACGCGGCCGTTGCGTCGTGGCTGGCCGCGGGTGAACCGCCGATTTGCTTTGCGACAGGTAGCATTCCCGTCGAATCCCCGGCGGATACCGTCGCGATGATCGCCACCGCCTGCGCGCAGCTGGGCGAACGGGCGCTGGTGTGCTTCGGCGGGACCGACTTCTCGGAAGTTCCCGAATACGACCACGTCAAGGTGGTCGGGACCGCCAACTACGCCGAGGTGTTCCCGGCCTGCCGAGCCGTCGTCCACCATGGCGGTTCGGGTACCACCGCCGCGAGTCTCCGCGCGGGAGTGCCGACGTTGGTGCTCTGGAGTACCGCCGATCAGCCCTATTGGGGCAATCAGGTCAAACGACTCGAGGTGGGCACAGCTCGCCGTTTCTCGGCCACCACCGCGAAAACGCTGGTGACCGACCTACGTCGAATCCGCACGCCCGAATATGCCGTTCGGGCGCGGGAATTCGCCACCCGGGTCACCCGATCGGCCGACGCCGTCGCGCAAGCCGCGGACCTCTTCGAATCCGCGGCCGTCGCGCAGCGTGCGGCCAACTGA
- a CDS encoding hemophore-related protein, with translation MINRPLTKLAIAGSAVALSLTAGAGVAAADPDFGPMINTTCTYDQALTALRTENPVAAEYLEQSPPNMQFLRTFTGSSPAERERLIQQVKGNPGADQAFPVIQQMFASCNKY, from the coding sequence ATGATTAACAGGCCATTGACCAAACTGGCAATCGCGGGCAGCGCTGTGGCGTTGTCCTTGACCGCTGGAGCGGGGGTTGCTGCCGCCGACCCGGACTTCGGACCGATGATCAACACCACGTGCACCTACGATCAGGCCCTGACCGCGCTGCGGACGGAGAACCCGGTCGCGGCCGAGTACTTGGAACAATCCCCACCGAACATGCAGTTCCTCCGCACGTTCACGGGGTCCTCGCCGGCGGAGCGGGAACGGCTGATCCAACAGGTGAAGGGCAACCCCGGAGCGGATCAGGCTTTCCCGGTGATCCAGCAGATGTTCGCCAGCTGCAACAAGTACTGA